The Candidatus Woesearchaeota archaeon genome window below encodes:
- a CDS encoding CADD family putative folate metabolism protein — MEPKQFIEVLKQDIQQKSILKHPFYQLWNQGKLSLEALQGYAAQYYAVVDNWPRLISAVHANCNDMHLRQALVRNLVEEELGTNAGEKSHSVLWQQFAQSLGLSPHEIEEASLLPETRAAITLFNNNVRNRSFIEGVGALFAYEQQVPQVSLTKMQGLQEFYNITSKDGLEYFYIHSFIDLKHAKLWESIIEKYAVDEKTQAKVRKTLHEALDAQLIFLDGVYREFVSTEKEICAMS; from the coding sequence ATGGAACCAAAGCAATTCATCGAAGTTTTAAAACAAGACATTCAACAGAAATCTATTCTTAAGCATCCTTTTTATCAATTATGGAATCAAGGTAAATTAAGTTTAGAAGCATTACAAGGATATGCTGCTCAATATTACGCTGTTGTTGATAATTGGCCGAGATTAATCAGCGCAGTTCATGCAAATTGCAATGATATGCATTTACGCCAAGCTCTCGTTAGAAATTTGGTTGAAGAAGAGCTTGGAACTAATGCTGGAGAAAAATCACATAGTGTCTTATGGCAGCAATTTGCACAGAGTTTGGGCTTATCACCTCATGAAATTGAAGAAGCATCTTTGCTTCCTGAAACAAGAGCAGCAATCACTCTTTTTAATAATAATGTTAGAAATAGGTCTTTTATTGAAGGTGTTGGCGCATTATTTGCTTATGAGCAACAAGTCCCTCAAGTTTCTTTAACGAAGATGCAGGGTTTGCAGGAATTTTATAATATCACCAGCAAAGATGGCTTGGAATATTTTTATATACACTCTTTTATTGACCTTAAACATGCAAAATTATGGGAATCAATTATAGAAAAATATGCCGTTGATGAAAAAACACAGGCAAAAGTAAGAAAAACATTGCATGAAGCTTTAGACGCGCAATTAATTTTTTTAGATGGAGTTTATCGAGAGTTTGTTTCAACAGAGAAAGAAATATGCGCTATGAGTTAA
- a CDS encoding AbrB/MazE/SpoVT family DNA-binding domain-containing protein: MENDLVKMSPKGQLVVPQEIRIDEGFTPGDRFVPFHVKGGILFKKVEIPNVKAEFQKLSKEIEKQFKKHRITTEDATEAVKWARQKSS; this comes from the coding sequence ATGGAGAATGATCTTGTAAAAATGAGTCCTAAGGGACAATTAGTAGTTCCACAAGAGATTAGAATAGATGAAGGTTTTACACCTGGAGATAGATTTGTTCCATTTCATGTAAAAGGCGGGATACTATTTAAGAAAGTAGAAATACCAAATGTAAAAGCAGAGTTTCAAAAGTTATCTAAAGAAATTGAGAAACAATTCAAGAAGCACAGAATAACTACAGAAGATGCCACTGAGGCAGTGAAATGGGCAAGACAAAAGTCTTCTTAG
- the lspA gene encoding signal peptidase II, which produces MEYKKYGLLIIGIFILDQLTKFIIRSTFSIGETRFWILTYIQNTGAAFGMLQEKVYLLSWISLIALGILVYLFTIVENHFKLPLALILGGTIGNGVDRFLFHYVVDFIDFRVWPAFNIADSAITIGGVMIFWYLLKEK; this is translated from the coding sequence ATGGAATATAAAAAATATGGATTACTCATTATAGGTATTTTTATTCTTGATCAATTAACTAAGTTCATTATTCGATCAACATTCAGCATTGGTGAAACAAGATTCTGGATTCTTACCTATATACAAAATACCGGCGCAGCATTTGGTATGTTGCAGGAAAAAGTATATTTATTGTCATGGATTTCATTAATTGCTCTTGGAATTCTCGTGTATTTATTTACAATCGTTGAAAATCATTTTAAACTGCCACTTGCATTAATTCTTGGGGGAACAATAGGAAATGGAGTAGACAGATTTTTATTCCATTATGTTGTTGACTTTATTGATTTCAGAGTTTGGCCTGCATTTAATATTGCTGACAGCGCCATTACGATAGGAGGAGTGATGATATTCTGGTACCTTTTGAAAGAGAAATAA
- a CDS encoding DUF4064 domain-containing protein — translation MELNKVGSILALIAGILNTFGSLSILIFGLFIIIGVSQTSDAGKIAVAMFGYIFVILGAFELIMSILMIIGSVWMKQQQKCMKGSIMVIISSVFGGFNLLGIIGGILGIVYLNEQKQKKK, via the coding sequence ATGGAGCTTAACAAGGTAGGATCTATCCTTGCATTGATAGCTGGAATTCTTAATACTTTTGGAAGTCTTAGTATATTGATATTTGGTTTGTTCATCATTATAGGTGTTTCTCAAACAAGTGATGCTGGAAAGATTGCAGTCGCAATGTTTGGCTATATTTTTGTTATTTTAGGAGCTTTTGAATTAATCATGAGTATTCTTATGATTATTGGTTCAGTATGGATGAAACAACAACAGAAATGCATGAAAGGTTCGATAATGGTTATTATTTCCAGTGTTTTTGGTGGTTTTAATCTTTTAGGAATTATTGGTGGTATTTTAGGAATTGTTTATCTCAATGAACAAAAACAAAAAAAGAAATAA
- a CDS encoding MTAP family purine nucleoside phosphorylase, which produces MTGNVSEVTKKNLVAIIGGSGINDMPMFKVQDDRWLTFDTKHKLTFPDGSKTSGVVHYKLDDEANPSVIFIPRHGIEGHRHGPSRTQYGANLITARRLGATVVIGISAVGSLDREYPVSSLVVPSDYDDQTGRDDNLFGIGFVVHAHPNPAFSPELREILLKTAGEKRYFEEVKPTGTYVCIPGDRFGTRAEGIRRLYHGKIVGMTICPEASMAMQLGLHYACAAIVVDNNFDANHEGGTLKVMEELSAPDKMPAYVTEAVKKACEYAKTAQSIPQLRGNIIPDDLNRIRNPHLRAIASDLVKVYCK; this is translated from the coding sequence ATGACTGGAAATGTTTCTGAAGTAACAAAAAAGAATTTAGTTGCAATTATCGGCGGATCTGGCATTAATGATATGCCTATGTTTAAAGTCCAAGATGATCGATGGTTAACCTTTGATACTAAACATAAACTGACATTTCCTGACGGTTCAAAGACATCAGGTGTTGTCCATTACAAATTAGATGATGAAGCTAATCCTTCAGTGATTTTTATTCCTCGACATGGAATAGAAGGACATCGTCATGGTCCAAGTAGAACACAATATGGTGCTAATCTTATTACTGCTCGTAGGTTAGGAGCTACAGTAGTCATTGGTATAAGTGCTGTTGGTAGTCTAGATCGAGAGTATCCGGTGAGTTCCTTAGTCGTTCCAAGTGACTATGATGATCAAACAGGAAGGGACGATAACCTTTTTGGTATAGGTTTTGTTGTTCATGCTCATCCGAATCCTGCATTCTCACCTGAATTACGGGAAATATTACTAAAAACTGCTGGTGAAAAAAGATATTTTGAAGAAGTAAAACCTACAGGAACGTATGTCTGCATTCCTGGCGATCGGTTTGGAACAAGAGCAGAAGGGATAAGAAGATTGTATCATGGAAAAATTGTTGGCATGACTATTTGTCCTGAAGCTTCTATGGCAATGCAATTAGGACTGCATTATGCATGCGCTGCTATTGTCGTTGATAATAATTTTGATGCAAATCATGAAGGTGGAACTTTGAAAGTCATGGAAGAGTTATCTGCACCTGATAAAATGCCTGCATATGTCACTGAAGCCGTTAAAAAAGCTTGCGAATATGCAAAAACTGCTCAATCCATTCCACAGTTAAGAGGAAACATTATTCCTGATGATCTTAATAGAATACGTAATCCTCATTTAAGAGCAATTGCAAGTGATCTTGTAAAAGTTTATTGCAAATAA
- a CDS encoding HAD hydrolase-like protein gives MQSKRVLVFDVDETLLNVERVSFLRMIKPNYKALEGKSLWIDQREYYISLRPKIKEVLAELREKFILVAYSLVSKKITIEKLVCFDLDSYFFKIYGEEDLLDGKKSLSIIAKDLNISKQNIIAVDDKPELYDDATNIIKIQPWFIGDNEKDYLRTISSSLITFA, from the coding sequence ATGCAAAGCAAAAGAGTATTGGTTTTTGATGTTGATGAAACATTATTGAATGTAGAACGAGTATCTTTTTTAAGAATGATTAAACCTAACTATAAGGCATTAGAGGGAAAATCATTGTGGATAGACCAACGTGAATATTATATCTCACTTCGACCAAAGATTAAGGAAGTTCTTGCAGAATTACGGGAAAAATTTATACTCGTTGCCTATTCACTCGTGAGTAAAAAAATAACAATAGAAAAATTAGTATGTTTTGATTTGGATAGTTATTTTTTTAAGATATATGGTGAAGAAGATCTATTGGATGGTAAGAAATCATTAAGTATTATTGCAAAGGATCTTAATATTTCAAAACAAAACATCATTGCTGTTGATGATAAACCAGAACTTTATGATGATGCTACTAATATTATTAAAATCCAACCATGGTTTATAGGTGATAATGAAAAAGATTATTTAAGAACAATCTCAAGCAGTTTAATAACGTTTGCTTAG
- a CDS encoding helix-turn-helix domain-containing protein, which translates to MFKFSFKIKHRNCSETALSAKFPQHHITVIDIQSKNPRQKQYFYYITGNEKQFDAIVKHLKKSKAYKLCKEIERSKDTLLLLVMLDQKSYVQNLIQKHNGFFLEHHTVYGGYEYWHIGLLDKKAITILMKEIKKIGDMKVVYIGEVDFSHTLLSEQQKRIFKYAFEQGYYKIPRRLTIEQIAKALKLNHATVGEHLQKAENKLIGSVAHKI; encoded by the coding sequence ATGTTCAAATTCAGCTTTAAAATAAAACATAGAAATTGCTCAGAAACAGCTTTAAGCGCTAAATTTCCCCAGCATCATATTACGGTAATAGACATTCAATCAAAAAATCCACGTCAAAAACAATATTTTTATTATATCACTGGCAATGAAAAGCAATTTGATGCCATTGTCAAGCATCTTAAAAAATCAAAAGCATATAAATTATGCAAGGAAATAGAACGTTCTAAAGATACTTTATTATTGTTAGTTATGCTTGACCAGAAAAGCTATGTCCAAAATTTGATTCAGAAACATAATGGATTCTTTCTCGAGCATCACACGGTTTATGGCGGTTATGAATATTGGCATATTGGTTTATTGGATAAAAAAGCAATCACTATTCTTATGAAAGAAATTAAAAAGATTGGTGACATGAAGGTAGTATACATAGGCGAAGTTGATTTTAGTCATACGCTATTATCTGAGCAGCAGAAAAGAATATTCAAATATGCCTTTGAGCAAGGCTATTATAAAATACCACGGAGATTAACTATTGAGCAGATTGCAAAAGCCTTGAAATTAAACCATGCAACAGTCGGCGAGCATCTGCAGAAGGCTGAGAATAAATTGATTGGTTCTGTTGCGCATAAAATATAA
- a CDS encoding type II toxin-antitoxin system VapC family toxin produces MIFVDANIFLSCFIENDVFHQRAKQLMSAIETHIYGEYFTSDYVFNEVVGVVMRKYGKENALMIGNKLFNSTMILSINETLLKEAWKLFNDNKSTLNLVDCTNIIAVKSLGAKYIATFDKEFEKIKEIKVLK; encoded by the coding sequence ATGATTTTTGTCGATGCTAATATCTTTCTTTCTTGTTTTATTGAAAATGATGTATTTCATCAACGAGCAAAACAACTTATGAGCGCTATTGAAACACATATTTATGGGGAATATTTTACTTCAGATTATGTATTTAATGAAGTTGTTGGCGTCGTAATGAGAAAATATGGGAAAGAAAATGCATTAATGATAGGTAATAAACTATTTAATTCAACAATGATTTTATCTATCAATGAGACCTTGCTTAAAGAGGCATGGAAACTATTTAATGATAATAAATCCACTCTTAATTTAGTTGATTGCACTAATATCATTGCAGTAAAATCTTTAGGCGCAAAATATATCGCAACATTCGACAAAGAATTCGAAAAAATAAAGGAAATAAAAGTGCTTAAGTAA
- a CDS encoding adenylate kinase — translation MRIIMLGAPGAGKGTQAQKLSQHFGIPQIATGDLFRDHIQRNTALGKKAKKLMDKGELMPDEITMGMLKKRLKEKDCKKGFILDGVPRTLVQAEMLDQLLQEVHMELKAVIAFEVDPEILVERLTTRWTCKICNRVYNENTNPPQQTGVCDADEGELYQRDDQKEDVVRNRLKVYEEKTKPLLEYYDKKGLLKHIDGMEEIDTVFEKIVQALD, via the coding sequence ATGAGAATTATTATGTTAGGGGCTCCTGGTGCTGGCAAAGGAACGCAGGCGCAGAAATTATCACAGCATTTTGGCATTCCGCAAATCGCAACTGGTGATTTATTTCGTGATCATATTCAAAGAAATACAGCTTTAGGAAAGAAAGCAAAGAAACTCATGGATAAAGGTGAGCTGATGCCTGATGAAATTACTATGGGGATGCTAAAAAAACGCTTAAAAGAAAAAGACTGTAAAAAAGGCTTTATTTTAGATGGGGTGCCAAGAACTCTTGTACAAGCTGAAATGCTTGACCAATTACTCCAAGAAGTGCATATGGAACTTAAAGCTGTTATTGCTTTTGAAGTTGATCCAGAAATTCTTGTTGAGCGATTAACAACACGATGGACCTGCAAAATTTGCAATAGAGTTTATAATGAAAACACTAATCCGCCGCAGCAAACAGGTGTTTGCGATGCTGATGAAGGAGAACTGTACCAACGCGATGACCAAAAAGAGGATGTGGTGAGGAATAGATTAAAAGTATACGAAGAAAAAACAAAGCCTTTACTTGAGTATTATGATAAGAAAGGATTGTTAAAGCATATTGACGGCATGGAAGAAATTGATACCGTATTTGAGAAGATTGTTCAGGCATTGGATTAA
- a CDS encoding peptide-methionine (S)-S-oxide reductase, which produces MEKATFAGGCFWCIETAFKIKKGVSKAVSGYTGGNLKNPTYKDVCSGTTGHLQNKWGK; this is translated from the coding sequence ATGGAAAAAGCAACATTTGCCGGTGGTTGTTTCTGGTGTATTGAAACAGCATTCAAAATTAAAAAAGGCGTTAGTAAAGCAGTTTCTGGTTATACGGGTGGTAATCTCAAAAATCCTACTTATAAGGATGTCTGTTCTGGAACCACAGGGCATCTTCAAAATAAATGGGGAAAATAG
- a CDS encoding peptide-methionine (S)-S-oxide reductase has product MEKATFAGGCFWCIETAFKIKKGVSKAVSGQFFRQLEATSSTAFTSFSCTNYYK; this is encoded by the coding sequence ATGGAAAAAGCAACATTTGCCGGTGGTTGTTTCTGGTGTATTGAAACTGCATTCAAGATAAAGAAAGGTGTTAGCAAAGCTGTTTCCGGTCAATTCTTTCGCCAATTGGAAGCGACGTCAAGTACAGCATTCACTTCGTTCAGCTGTACGAACTATTATAAATAA
- a CDS encoding glycosyltransferase family 2 protein → MKLSIIIPAHNEEQYIGKCLQSIKQQKIKNIEIMVVCDSCTDKTTKIAKKYTNKVYNVNFMHVSKARNYGLKKATGNIFCFLDGDCVIEGNLLEKVIEKINQGYIGGTCKTRALEDSWKSRLFWLLGEPFKHIFLTASGFVFSTKRIKFRENLKIAEDTYFILDLKKQGRVVYITNASIKTSSRRMEQQGYVKTLFCQVRGFFWKRDHKYDIVR, encoded by the coding sequence ATGAAACTCTCTATCATCATTCCAGCTCATAACGAAGAACAATATATTGGTAAATGTCTTCAGTCAATTAAACAACAGAAGATAAAAAACATCGAAATCATGGTAGTATGCGATAGCTGCACTGATAAAACTACTAAGATTGCCAAGAAATACACGAACAAAGTATATAATGTCAATTTCATGCATGTTTCAAAAGCAAGGAATTATGGATTAAAGAAAGCAACCGGCAATATATTCTGTTTTCTCGATGGAGATTGTGTTATTGAAGGCAATCTATTAGAAAAAGTTATCGAAAAAATAAATCAAGGTTATATTGGTGGAACTTGTAAAACAAGAGCTTTAGAAGATTCTTGGAAAAGCAGATTGTTTTGGCTGTTAGGAGAACCATTTAAACATATTTTCTTAACTGCTTCAGGATTTGTGTTTTCAACTAAAAGAATCAAATTCAGAGAAAATCTTAAAATTGCAGAAGATACTTATTTTATTCTAGACTTAAAGAAACAAGGTAGGGTTGTTTACATAACAAATGCCTCTATTAAAACATCTTCAAGAAGAATGGAACAGCAAGGATATGTGAAAACTTTATTCTGCCAAGTAAGGGGATTTTTTTGGAAAAGAGACCATAAGTATGATATAGTAAGATAA